The following proteins are co-located in the Vigna angularis cultivar LongXiaoDou No.4 chromosome 2, ASM1680809v1, whole genome shotgun sequence genome:
- the LOC108320707 gene encoding putative ripening-related protein 1 — protein MKINFFTRATFPFLVFLFLSNGLNIEAEKCQPSGRVKGGKMPSGHCNEEDDLCCVPGKTYPTYTCSPTVSSHTKAYLTLNSFEKGGDGDSPSKCDNQYHSDDTSVVALSTGWFDHKSICLHNITIRGNGRSVVAMVVDECDSSQGCDKHHGYQPPCANNIVAASMAVWKALGIPMNQWGWMDITWSHA, from the coding sequence ATGAAGATTAATTTTTTCACAAGAGCAACCTTTCCTTTTTTGGTCTTTCTCTTCCTGTCAAATGGTTTGAACATTGAAGCTGAAAAATGCCAACCTAGTGGCAGAGTTAAAGGAGGAAAGATGCCTTCAGGGCATTGCAATGAAGAGGATGATTTGTGCTGTGTGCCAGGAAAAACATATCCCACATACACATGTTCACCAACAGTGTCTAGTCACACCAAAGCATATCTCACTCTTAATAGCTTTGAGAAGGGTGGAGATGGCGACAGCCCTTCAAAATGTGACAACCAATATCATTCTGATGACACATCTGTGGTGGCACTTTCCACTGGATGGTTCGACCACAAGAGCATTTGCCTCCATAACATCACCATTAGAGGCAATGGCAGAAGTGTGGTGGCCATGGTGGTTGATGAATGTGACTCATCACAAGGATGTGACAAACATCATGGCTATCAACCTCCTTGTGCCAACAACATTGTTGCTGCCTCAATGGCTGTGTGGAAAGCCTTAGGCATCCCCATGAACCAATGGGGATGGATGGATATTACATGGTCTCATGCTTAA
- the LOC108320702 gene encoding exosome complex exonuclease RRP46 homolog: MEIDRPDGRSPNQLRPLACSCSVLHRAHGSSSWAQGETKVLAAVYGPKAGTKKNENPEKASIEVIWKPKTGQIGKVEKEYEMILKKTLESICIRTIYPNTTTSVIVQVLNDDGALLPCAINAACAALVDAGIPLKHLAVAICCSVTDSGSILLDPTKDEEEKLKALANLVFPNAIVSVLPDRPLQVGSEPMAHGIMTSVTQGAMSADDYLHCLERGRAASARLSEFLRKNIGPKSTSEGS; the protein is encoded by the exons ATGGAGATTGATAGACCTGACGGCCGGAGTCCTAATCAACTTAGACCCCTGGCCTGCTCATGTTCTGTCCTGCATCGTGCCCATGGCTCGTCCAGTTGGGCTCAAGGAGAAACCAAAGTGCTTGCTGCTGTTTATGGACCCAAAGCTGGAACCAAGAAGAATGAAAATCCTGAAAAAGCATCCATTGAAGTTATTTGGAAACCGAAGACTGGACAAATTG GAAAAGTGGAGAAGGAGTATGAAATGATATTGAAGAAGACTTTGGAAAGCATTTGCATTCGAACGATATATCCCAACACCACAACTTCAGTTATTGTCCAG GTTCTCAATGATGATGGTGCT CTTCTTCCATGTGCAATAAATGCTGCATGTGCTGCGCTTGTTGATGCTGGAATTCCCCTAAAGCATCTTGCTG TGGCAATATGTTGTTCTGTAACAGATAGTGGTTCTATTTTATTGGATCCAACCAAAGATGAAGAGGAG AAACTAAAAGCACTGGCCAATTTAGTTTTTCCAAATGCTATTGTTTCAGTCCTACCCGATAGACCATTGCAGGTGGGTAGTGAGCCTATGGCACATGGAATCATGACATCTGTTACACAAGGTGCCATGTCAG CGGATGATTATCTTCACTGCCTAGAAAGAGGTCGTGCTGCTAGTGCAAGGTTGTCTGAATTTTTGAGGAAGAACATAGGACCGAAATCTACAAGTGAGGGATCTTAA